The following coding sequences lie in one Thermomicrobiales bacterium genomic window:
- a CDS encoding cation:proton antiporter, which translates to MGSAHDLIVTASAVLVACVVVQVLAGRTKIPSILLFLGAGVLLGPIGFGLIASDKLGPTLEAAIKISVAIIVFEGAFSLEWTYLRIVSKVVRNLITLGAAITVAGGALAAHYIGELSWELAALFGALVMVTGPTAIGPLLQRVRVTGRARATLSGEGVIIDPIGAIVTLMLFEILNAPDESLRDGAVWALQRIGFGAVSGVVGGLLLLLWMRRFVPAQGQVARISLLAGAVAIFAVNDSIMTESGLTAVVVAAILLGNARFPHREEAHQFKGDITAIVIASVYLLLAATLHPEDLTRLGWRGPATVLVMMAIARPLAVFISSIRSPLSWRERTFVAAIGPRGVIAASMATFVTLRMRETDPEGAAALLGLVFLMITMTIAVQATYADWIANKLGVRPMGVLIVGGGRVGLMLAERLVSANEDVTIIELDNEQAELARKTGAHVVIGDATIPAVLEEAGIEYASTVVATTQSDKDNLLACQLARTRYSREHVVSRVTDPETLPSFQELGIRAMNPAAATAMILSNLVRRPGIFSLLSGIAEQDDADVSEVVVGNEEIAGKQLRELDFPGDSLVLLIRRGGSRLIPHGGSTLAPGDVVTIVGTNGATGKAAAMLAGRSRVGG; encoded by the coding sequence GTGGGTAGTGCGCACGACCTGATCGTGACGGCTTCGGCGGTGCTGGTGGCCTGCGTCGTTGTGCAGGTGCTGGCCGGGCGGACAAAGATCCCGTCGATCCTGCTCTTCCTCGGCGCGGGTGTGCTGTTGGGGCCGATCGGCTTCGGGCTGATCGCGTCCGACAAGCTGGGGCCAACGCTGGAAGCGGCGATCAAGATCTCGGTCGCGATCATCGTCTTTGAGGGCGCGTTCTCGCTGGAGTGGACCTACCTCCGCATCGTCTCGAAGGTCGTCCGCAACCTCATCACGCTCGGCGCAGCGATCACCGTCGCGGGTGGGGCGCTGGCGGCGCACTACATCGGCGAGTTGAGCTGGGAGTTGGCAGCGCTGTTTGGCGCGCTGGTCATGGTGACCGGTCCGACCGCAATCGGGCCGCTGCTGCAGCGCGTGCGTGTCACCGGTCGAGCGCGTGCAACGCTCTCCGGCGAGGGCGTCATCATCGACCCGATCGGCGCGATCGTGACGCTGATGCTGTTCGAGATCCTGAATGCGCCGGACGAGAGCTTGCGTGATGGCGCGGTCTGGGCGCTGCAGCGCATCGGGTTCGGCGCAGTGTCCGGCGTGGTCGGCGGGTTGTTACTGCTGCTCTGGATGCGGCGCTTTGTGCCAGCGCAGGGGCAGGTGGCGCGTATCTCGCTGCTGGCCGGTGCGGTCGCGATCTTCGCCGTGAACGACAGCATCATGACCGAATCGGGGTTGACTGCCGTTGTCGTCGCCGCCATCCTGCTGGGCAACGCCAGGTTCCCGCACCGCGAAGAGGCACACCAGTTCAAGGGCGATATCACCGCGATCGTCATCGCTTCGGTCTACCTGCTGCTGGCGGCGACGCTGCATCCGGAGGATCTCACGCGGCTGGGTTGGCGCGGACCGGCGACGGTGCTGGTGATGATGGCAATCGCTCGACCGCTGGCTGTTTTCATTTCGTCGATCCGCTCGCCGCTGAGCTGGCGTGAGCGCACGTTTGTCGCAGCGATTGGGCCTCGCGGTGTTATCGCTGCGTCGATGGCAACCTTCGTCACGCTGCGCATGCGCGAGACCGACCCTGAGGGCGCGGCGGCGCTATTGGGGCTGGTCTTCCTGATGATTACGATGACGATTGCTGTGCAGGCGACCTATGCCGACTGGATTGCGAACAAGCTGGGGGTGAGACCGATGGGAGTGCTGATCGTCGGTGGCGGGCGAGTTGGGCTGATGCTGGCTGAGCGATTGGTGTCGGCCAACGAGGATGTCACGATCATCGAGCTGGACAACGAGCAGGCGGAGCTGGCGCGCAAGACCGGCGCGCACGTGGTCATTGGCGACGCGACGATTCCGGCGGTGCTGGAGGAGGCCGGCATCGAGTACGCCAGCACTGTCGTGGCAACGACGCAGTCGGACAAGGACAACCTGCTGGCCTGCCAACTGGCCCGTACGCGCTATAGCCGCGAGCACGTCGTCTCGCGCGTGACGGATCCGGAGACGCTGCCGAGCTTCCAGGAGCTTGGCATTCGTGCGATGAACCCGGCGGCAGCGACGGCGATGATCCTGTCCAACCTGGTGCGCCGTCCGGGCATCTTCAGCCTGCTGTCCGGCATTGCCGAGCAGGACGACGCCGACGTCAGCGAGGTCGTTGTTGGGAACGAGGAGATCGCCGGGAAGCAACTGCGGGAGCTGGACTTCCCCGGCGACAGTCTGGTGCTGCTGATTCGGCGTGGCGGGTCGCGGCTGATTCCGCATGGCGGTTCGACCCTCGCGCCGGGCGATGTCGTGACGATTGTCGGGACGAACGGCGCGACGGGCAAGGCGGCGGCGATGCTGGCCGGGCGCAGTCGCGTCGGCGGCTAG
- a CDS encoding phosphoribosyltransferase has protein sequence MLVDVDSNLDLAQALFDLGGVQFGSFDLGPTAGKSPIYINPRVLISEPAMLRRVARLIHAEIQADQARRRSRIHSFAAVAGVPMGGLHIATAYALESETPLIYLRPSRNADHDVQPVIEGRILVGQSALIIDDLMTGGSSILSTAERLEDAGMAVRDAIVLIDREQGGIERLHELGYNVMPILRLKTMLNYYHSSDLIDGATFERCMTYLREQHNRANEETA, from the coding sequence GTGCTGGTGGACGTTGATTCCAATCTCGATCTGGCACAGGCGCTGTTCGATCTGGGCGGCGTGCAGTTCGGCTCATTTGACCTCGGGCCAACTGCCGGAAAGTCGCCGATCTACATCAACCCGCGTGTTCTGATCAGCGAGCCGGCAATGCTACGGCGCGTGGCGCGACTGATCCACGCCGAGATTCAAGCCGACCAGGCTCGCCGCCGCTCGCGCATCCACTCATTCGCAGCCGTCGCCGGCGTGCCGATGGGAGGCCTGCACATCGCCACCGCCTACGCGCTGGAGAGCGAAACACCGCTCATCTATCTGCGACCGTCGCGGAATGCGGATCATGATGTCCAGCCGGTGATCGAAGGCCGCATCCTCGTTGGCCAGTCGGCGCTGATTATCGACGACCTGATGACCGGCGGCAGCTCGATCCTCTCCACCGCCGAGCGGCTGGAGGATGCCGGCATGGCAGTCCGCGACGCGATCGTCCTGATCGACCGCGAGCAGGGCGGCATCGAGCGGCTGCACGAGCTGGGCTACAACGTCATGCCGATCCTGCGGCTGAAGACGATGCTCAACTACTATCACTCGTCGGACCTGATCGACGGTGCCACGTTCGAGCGCTGCATGACCTACCTGCGTGAACAACACAACCGGGCCAACGAGGAAACCGCCTAG
- a CDS encoding type II toxin-antitoxin system prevent-host-death family antitoxin → MRTVGAFEAKTHLSKLLDDVESGETILIARHGRVIARLSPAEQPGRRAVANLIRSWEAYRDSEGINLDGLTIDELLAESRSE, encoded by the coding sequence ATGCGCACAGTCGGAGCATTTGAGGCGAAGACGCACCTGTCGAAGCTGCTGGATGATGTCGAGTCCGGCGAGACGATACTCATTGCCCGGCATGGCCGGGTGATTGCGCGGCTATCACCGGCGGAGCAACCGGGGCGGCGCGCTGTGGCGAACCTCATTCGGTCGTGGGAGGCGTATCGAGATAGCGAGGGCATCAACCTCGATGGCCTGACGATCGACGAGCTGCTTGCCGAGAGCCGCAGCGAGTGA
- a CDS encoding type II toxin-antitoxin system VapC family toxin: MTFVLDASTTLAWAFVDEDSETSRVALDRLQEATAVVPVIWLIEVANALLVAERRGRLTADQSARFVEFISGLPIEVDTVGLETVFDRALPLARVLGLSVYDAMYLDLARRDRVPLVTLDRRLADAARRMGVPLLEETVA, encoded by the coding sequence GTGACCTTTGTGCTTGATGCCTCAACGACGCTCGCCTGGGCATTTGTTGATGAGGATAGCGAGACGAGCCGAGTGGCTCTGGATCGTCTGCAGGAAGCGACAGCTGTCGTGCCGGTGATCTGGCTGATCGAGGTAGCCAATGCCCTGCTGGTGGCCGAGCGACGCGGACGGCTGACCGCCGACCAGTCGGCGCGCTTTGTCGAGTTCATCAGCGGCCTGCCAATCGAGGTTGATACCGTTGGGCTGGAGACGGTGTTCGATCGTGCGTTGCCACTTGCGCGCGTGCTTGGTTTGTCCGTATACGATGCGATGTATCTGGATCTTGCCCGTCGCGATCGGGTGCCACTTGTCACGCTGGATCGGCGGCTGGCTGACGCGGCCCGCCGGATGGGCGTGCCGCTGCTGGAAGAGACTGTTGCATGA
- a CDS encoding bifunctional folylpolyglutamate synthase/dihydrofolate synthase, which translates to MNYREAIRWIIDRAGYEKGFVANPFIGDDVAALGLRRTAALLDGLGNPEQTYPIVHIAGTKGKGSVSATVEALARSAGKRTGLYVTPHLHTFRERIQIDAQPVDEAEFAALADVLEPVDQAVRESQPEIGEPTAFEVATAMALLAFARAKVEVAVVEVGMGGRLDATNVVTPAVCAITSISLDHTAILGSTLSEIAVEKGGIIKPQRPVVVGPQQPEALATLERITAERDSLLLRWGVDWQAGPDDHGARLEGPWGDWRDVELALAGPHQIENAGTALMTAWQLDSGILADEDRARAALASVRWPGRFERAGSAPDIYVDGAHNADSIARLVETLASRVTRPPIVILGISRDKDLDGMLAELATLQPRLIATASHNPRAAEPARIIAAAAKQGLAAEDGGDVDAALARARAEADPDDLIVVTGSLYAVAEAREALGLAKTPTYERALLYT; encoded by the coding sequence ATGAACTACCGCGAAGCGATTCGCTGGATTATCGACCGGGCGGGCTATGAGAAGGGCTTCGTCGCTAATCCATTCATTGGCGATGACGTGGCCGCGCTCGGGCTGCGTCGCACGGCGGCGTTGCTCGATGGTCTCGGTAATCCAGAGCAGACCTATCCGATCGTCCACATCGCCGGGACGAAGGGCAAGGGCTCGGTCAGCGCGACGGTCGAGGCGCTGGCACGTTCGGCCGGCAAGCGCACTGGTCTCTACGTGACACCACACCTGCACACCTTCCGCGAGCGCATCCAGATCGACGCCCAGCCGGTTGACGAGGCGGAGTTCGCGGCACTAGCCGACGTGCTGGAGCCCGTCGACCAGGCAGTTCGCGAATCCCAGCCGGAGATCGGCGAACCGACGGCGTTCGAGGTCGCGACGGCGATGGCGCTGCTGGCGTTTGCCCGCGCCAAGGTGGAGGTCGCCGTCGTTGAGGTCGGCATGGGCGGTCGGCTGGACGCAACGAACGTCGTCACCCCCGCTGTCTGCGCCATCACCAGTATTTCGCTCGACCACACCGCCATCCTCGGCTCGACGCTGAGCGAGATTGCTGTAGAGAAGGGCGGCATCATCAAACCGCAGCGCCCGGTTGTCGTCGGACCGCAGCAGCCGGAGGCGTTGGCAACCCTGGAGCGCATCACCGCCGAGCGCGACTCGCTGCTGCTGCGCTGGGGTGTTGACTGGCAGGCCGGGCCGGACGACCACGGAGCGAGGCTCGAAGGTCCGTGGGGCGACTGGCGTGATGTCGAGCTGGCGCTGGCCGGGCCGCACCAGATAGAGAACGCCGGCACGGCGCTGATGACCGCCTGGCAGCTTGATTCGGGCATCCTGGCCGATGAGGATCGTGCTCGCGCCGCGTTGGCATCTGTTCGCTGGCCGGGGCGCTTCGAGCGTGCAGGCAGCGCGCCGGACATCTATGTCGATGGCGCGCACAACGCCGATTCGATCGCCCGGCTGGTCGAGACGCTCGCGTCGCGCGTCACTCGCCCACCGATCGTGATCCTCGGCATCAGCCGCGACAAGGATCTGGACGGCATGCTGGCGGAGCTGGCAACACTCCAGCCGCGCCTGATCGCCACTGCGTCGCACAACCCGCGTGCCGCCGAGCCGGCGAGGATCATTGCGGCGGCGGCGAAGCAGGGTCTAGCGGCTGAGGATGGCGGCGATGTCGATGCCGCGCTTGCTCGGGCGCGGGCCGAGGCTGATCCGGACGATCTGATCGTTGTGACTGGCTCGCTTTATGCGGTCGCTGAGGCACGTGAAGCACTCGGGCTGGCTAAGACGCCGACCTACGAACGGGCGCTGCTCTACACCTGA
- a CDS encoding NCS2 family permease: protein MSSRAKNANIADTGGFEATLDRFFRFRSMGSNMRTEMFAGLTTFIVMSYIIFVNPQILNLPDGTGLPIQATTTSTCLVAGVMTIIMGLYSNRAFAIAPGLGLNAIVAFTLVLGEGLTFPQAMGVIVAEGILITVLVLVGLRRYVMDLVPLELKKAISVGIGLFILFIGLVNGGIVTTGAGTPLALGNLRGLPVLVTAIGLAITIAMLARGYRAAILIGIVATTVIAIILEEILSTGQFGPGVAQVPTTWIDTPDFSLLGDFSFSFFSQMGIGVAILTILAIMMADFFDTMGTLVGVGSQAGYLNEKGELPDAQKPLLVDSVAAIAGGAASSSSATTYIESAAGVGNGGRSGLVAVVVGILFLLAMPFAPLVGVVPTQATAPALIVVGWMMTSVLSDREEVNSEGRTVRTRGIDFSDIEVGLPVLAAMIMMPLTYNITNGIGAGFVVWTLVKVFRGKAREVHPTLYVVSAAFLIYFLRSYLGVHA from the coding sequence GTGAGTAGTCGTGCGAAGAACGCGAATATCGCCGACACGGGGGGCTTCGAAGCGACGCTGGATCGCTTCTTTCGGTTCCGCTCAATGGGATCGAACATGCGGACGGAGATGTTCGCTGGCCTGACGACCTTCATCGTCATGTCCTACATCATCTTCGTCAATCCACAGATCCTGAATCTGCCGGACGGCACCGGGCTCCCGATTCAGGCGACGACAACCTCAACCTGTCTTGTCGCTGGCGTCATGACGATCATCATGGGGCTGTACTCGAACCGGGCGTTCGCGATTGCTCCCGGCCTCGGGTTGAACGCGATCGTCGCCTTCACGCTCGTTCTCGGTGAGGGACTCACCTTCCCGCAGGCGATGGGCGTGATCGTGGCCGAAGGTATCCTGATCACGGTCCTCGTCCTTGTCGGCCTGCGGCGCTACGTCATGGACCTGGTGCCACTGGAGTTGAAGAAAGCCATCTCGGTCGGCATTGGTCTGTTCATCCTGTTTATTGGTCTGGTCAATGGTGGGATCGTGACGACTGGTGCTGGGACACCGCTGGCGCTCGGCAACCTGCGTGGTCTACCGGTGCTGGTGACAGCGATTGGCCTGGCGATCACGATCGCGATGCTGGCGCGCGGCTATCGTGCCGCGATCCTGATCGGCATCGTTGCGACGACGGTCATCGCCATCATACTGGAGGAGATCCTGAGCACCGGCCAGTTCGGTCCGGGCGTGGCGCAGGTTCCGACCACCTGGATCGATACGCCTGACTTCAGCCTGCTGGGCGACTTCTCGTTCAGCTTCTTCTCTCAAATGGGTATTGGTGTCGCCATTCTCACCATCCTCGCGATTATGATGGCCGACTTCTTCGACACAATGGGAACACTCGTCGGCGTCGGCAGCCAGGCCGGCTATCTCAATGAGAAGGGCGAGCTGCCGGACGCGCAGAAGCCGCTGCTGGTCGACTCGGTCGCGGCCATCGCTGGTGGCGCGGCATCGTCCTCGTCGGCGACGACCTACATCGAATCTGCGGCGGGTGTTGGCAACGGCGGTCGTAGTGGACTGGTCGCTGTCGTCGTTGGCATCCTCTTCCTGCTGGCCATGCCGTTCGCCCCGCTGGTCGGCGTTGTGCCGACGCAAGCGACCGCCCCGGCCCTGATCGTCGTCGGCTGGATGATGACCAGCGTGCTCTCTGATCGCGAAGAGGTCAACTCTGAAGGTCGGACCGTCCGCACACGCGGTATCGACTTCAGCGACATCGAAGTCGGTCTGCCGGTGCTGGCGGCGATGATCATGATGCCGCTGACCTACAACATCACCAACGGCATCGGCGCAGGCTTCGTCGTCTGGACGCTCGTGAAGGTCTTCCGTGGCAAGGCGCGTGAGGTCCATCCGACGCTCTACGTCGTCAGTGCCGCCTTCCTGATCTACTTCCTGCGCTCATATCTCGGGGTTCACGCGTAA
- a CDS encoding DDE-type integrase/transposase/recombinase has protein sequence MRPNQVWQSDITYIRLPAGFVYLACIIDSYSRRCIGWALSRTIDTALALDAPEQALQTRQPAPGLIHQSDQGVQYASTAYVARLEEAGSAISMTSRGNPYENARAESLLQDAQD, from the coding sequence GTGCGACCCAATCAGGTCTGGCAATCAGACATCACCTACATCCGATTGCCAGCAGGCTTTGTCTACCTGGCCTGCATCATCGATAGCTATTCACGGCGCTGTATTGGCTGGGCGCTCTCACGCACGATCGACACCGCGTTGGCACTGGATGCCCCGGAGCAGGCACTCCAGACGCGGCAGCCTGCGCCGGGACTGATCCATCAGTCTGATCAGGGCGTGCAGTATGCCAGCACAGCCTATGTGGCGCGGTTGGAGGAGGCGGGTTCCGCAATCAGCATGACGAGTCGTGGCAACCCGTACGAGAATGCCAGGGCTGAGAGCCTTCTTCAAGACGCTCAAGACTGA
- a CDS encoding amidohydrolase family protein codes for MHGLRPPLSPERYDTLLRAVSDKLLSYGTTSSTEANLNDSGQFAGYQRLAANGDDPRVRFNLMLDHWTMLDPLSAVGIGTGFGDRWLRCGAIKFFIDGTEGMSTAKISEPFKDDPTNTGMWMFPPEEYRERVLRAHDAGWQCATHAIGDAAIELVLDVYREAQQRNPRPDLRHRIEHASLLRPDLVERFAQEGVVPVPGARFASNDYQVLIERFGPERVRWYQPWNSLLERNVPVAVSSDAPVQTADPARNLKAIVTSRAEHDRDLTMQPEERIGLDEALLAYTVNGAFASNQEHLKGALRVGLLGDVAVFNTDIFAVDPLDLDTIVVDLTVVDGVVAYRR; via the coding sequence GTGCATGGCCTGCGCCCGCCGCTCTCCCCGGAGCGCTACGACACGCTGCTGCGCGCGGTGTCTGACAAGCTGCTGTCCTATGGCACGACGTCATCGACCGAGGCGAACCTGAACGACTCCGGTCAGTTCGCCGGTTATCAGCGCCTGGCTGCCAATGGAGACGATCCGCGTGTGCGCTTCAACCTGATGCTGGACCACTGGACGATGCTCGACCCGCTCTCGGCGGTTGGCATCGGAACCGGGTTCGGTGATCGCTGGCTGCGCTGCGGGGCGATCAAGTTCTTCATCGACGGCACCGAGGGGATGTCGACAGCGAAGATCTCCGAGCCGTTCAAGGACGACCCGACCAACACCGGCATGTGGATGTTCCCGCCTGAGGAATATCGCGAGCGCGTTCTACGCGCGCACGACGCCGGTTGGCAGTGCGCCACCCACGCGATCGGTGACGCCGCGATCGAGCTGGTGCTGGATGTCTACCGCGAGGCACAGCAGCGCAATCCGCGCCCCGACCTGCGCCACCGCATTGAGCACGCTTCGTTGCTGCGCCCTGACCTCGTCGAGCGCTTCGCTCAGGAAGGCGTTGTGCCGGTTCCCGGCGCGCGCTTCGCATCAAACGACTATCAGGTGCTGATCGAACGCTTCGGCCCTGAGCGTGTGCGCTGGTACCAGCCGTGGAACTCGCTGCTTGAGCGCAACGTACCGGTGGCCGTATCAAGTGACGCGCCGGTGCAAACCGCCGACCCGGCCCGCAACCTCAAGGCGATCGTCACCAGCCGCGCCGAGCACGACCGCGACCTGACGATGCAGCCGGAAGAGCGCATCGGTCTGGATGAGGCACTGCTGGCCTACACCGTCAACGGCGCTTTCGCCAGCAACCAGGAGCACCTCAAGGGCGCGCTGCGCGTCGGACTCCTCGGCGACGTCGCCGTCTTCAACACCGACATCTTCGCCGTCGATCCGTTGGATCTCGACACCATCGTCGTCGACCTGACGGTCGTTGATGGTGTGGTGGCGTATCGGCGGTAG
- a CDS encoding GNAT family N-acetyltransferase gives MIIRPARTEDVPRLRELGIVGWETTYADFVLPRNRRAYLDGHFWSAARLSEIVRHSECLTLVAEIDSRVAGFLTLEPVDGQQVELTRLYVDPGARRGGIGKQLLIQARRDAAASGAGEMLVNVFADNHIGRAFYEREGFRLLRLEPTQVGDQQVGDAWYVLALDGSAELSEPLSDT, from the coding sequence TTGATCATCCGACCGGCGCGGACTGAAGACGTCCCGAGACTCCGAGAGCTCGGCATCGTCGGCTGGGAAACGACATATGCCGACTTCGTCCTGCCGCGCAACCGCCGCGCCTATCTCGATGGCCATTTCTGGTCTGCTGCTCGCCTGTCCGAGATCGTCCGCCACTCGGAGTGTCTGACGCTCGTTGCAGAGATCGACAGCCGCGTTGCCGGATTCCTGACGCTCGAGCCAGTCGATGGCCAACAGGTTGAGTTGACGCGCCTGTACGTCGACCCGGGCGCTCGGCGTGGCGGCATCGGCAAGCAGCTGCTGATTCAGGCACGTCGTGATGCAGCGGCGTCTGGTGCGGGGGAGATGCTGGTCAACGTCTTCGCCGACAACCACATCGGTCGCGCATTTTACGAGCGAGAAGGCTTCCGGCTCCTGCGGCTCGAACCGACGCAGGTCGGCGATCAGCAGGTGGGCGACGCGTGGTATGTATTGGCGCTCGACGGATCGGCGGAGTTGTCTGAACCGCTGTCAGATACGTAA
- a CDS encoding MFS transporter produces the protein MSDRAVSPPPVAIAAGSISLAAVLGWITYDFANTIFSLNVVSRYFGPWILDRGASDLTLGAVIAFSGLIVALVSPLLGAVSDQLGRRMPLLIGCTLACVAATVGLGLVGSVWSALLLFALANVAYQAGLIVYDALLPVVSRTENRGRISGFGVGAGYLGAVIGLYLVQPFAGEGDERQGAFIPTAMLFLLFALPAFFFIRERGARRGRVVWSAARGVFRQLRKTVDHAGRYPDLRRFILSRFLYADAMNTIIVVMAIYAERAVGMSDAGIDSLLALSIVFAVFGGFGAGFFVERWGPRRVLGVVLIGWLVTLGLAMVMTSVTLFYGIGPMIGILLGATWTSDRVVLTRLAPAEHIGEFFGLYGLAGKLAGVVGPLVWAATVEVARYAGMGHSAYRVAVGVLMLAILLGYLGLRPVRDDRAVATIGA, from the coding sequence GTGAGCGATCGCGCCGTATCGCCGCCTCCAGTTGCCATTGCCGCCGGCAGCATCTCGCTGGCAGCCGTGCTGGGCTGGATTACCTACGACTTTGCGAACACCATATTCTCGCTGAACGTCGTCTCGCGGTACTTCGGGCCGTGGATCCTTGACCGTGGGGCGAGCGATCTGACGCTCGGCGCGGTCATCGCTTTTTCGGGCCTCATCGTCGCGCTGGTGTCGCCACTGCTGGGTGCAGTCTCCGACCAGCTGGGGCGGCGCATGCCGCTGCTGATCGGCTGCACCCTGGCCTGTGTCGCAGCGACGGTAGGGCTTGGTCTGGTTGGCTCAGTCTGGTCGGCGTTGCTCCTCTTTGCGCTGGCGAACGTCGCCTATCAGGCCGGGCTGATCGTCTACGATGCGCTGCTGCCGGTCGTCAGTCGGACGGAGAATCGCGGACGAATCAGCGGATTCGGCGTCGGTGCCGGCTATCTCGGTGCCGTCATCGGGCTGTACCTCGTCCAGCCATTCGCTGGGGAAGGTGATGAGCGCCAGGGCGCGTTCATCCCGACGGCAATGCTCTTTCTGCTCTTCGCGCTGCCCGCCTTCTTCTTTATTCGGGAACGTGGCGCGCGGCGGGGACGCGTGGTGTGGAGCGCGGCTCGCGGTGTGTTTCGGCAGCTCCGCAAGACGGTCGATCACGCTGGTCGCTATCCGGATCTGCGGCGATTTATCCTGTCGCGCTTTCTCTACGCCGACGCGATGAACACGATCATCGTCGTGATGGCAATCTATGCCGAGCGTGCGGTTGGGATGAGCGATGCTGGCATCGACTCTCTGCTGGCGCTCTCGATTGTCTTTGCGGTCTTCGGTGGTTTCGGAGCCGGTTTCTTTGTCGAACGCTGGGGGCCGCGTCGCGTGCTCGGCGTGGTGCTGATCGGCTGGCTGGTGACGCTCGGGCTGGCGATGGTGATGACCAGCGTCACCCTGTTCTACGGCATCGGGCCGATGATCGGCATCCTGCTCGGCGCGACCTGGACATCGGATCGTGTTGTGCTGACGCGCCTGGCCCCGGCAGAGCACATCGGCGAGTTCTTCGGGCTCTACGGCCTGGCCGGCAAGCTGGCCGGAGTCGTCGGCCCGCTCGTCTGGGCAGCAACGGTTGAGGTCGCCCGCTACGCCGGGATGGGCCACAGCGCCTATCGGGTGGCGGTTGGTGTGCTGATGCTCGCCATTCTGCTGGGATACCTCGGTCTGCGGCCTGTCCGGGACGACAGAGCGGTCGCGACAATCGGCGCGTAG